The Bernardetia litoralis DSM 6794 genome includes a window with the following:
- a CDS encoding M1 family metallopeptidase: MQHFSLQLRALFSGLVLLSLFTACNPEKKTTEKNTEIPTETTTQMDSTLQMNTSTPTDIHTFAVPEDAKITHLDLKLNVDFDKKMLSGVATYDIEVQNNIDKIYLDTRSLTIENIEVDGQKANFELAKEDENLGQKLSVPVTDQSKKVTITYKTSSTAEALQWLSPSQTAGKKSPFLFTQSQAILARTWVPTQDSPGIRFTYTAEITVPKELMAVMSAENPQQKNESGIYNFTMKQPIPAYLLALAVGDLRFQPIGERTGVYAEPSMISKSAYEFEEMDKMLEAAEKLYGEYAWGRYDLIVLPPSFPFGGMENPRLTFATPTILAGDRSLTSLVAHELAHSWSGNLVTNATWNDFWLNEGFTVYFENRIMEEVYGKDYAEMLALISYQDLKDGVKSMTESGDAEDTKLKLNLTDRNPDDGVTSIAYDKGFYLLKLIENTVGREKFDAFLNQYFSEYAFKTTNTEDFLNYLDKNLLSQVEGSMETINPKEWIYETGIPANIPKIKSERYDKSIAAAQSWKDGTPAAQLDTKDWTFQQWLFFLNALPNELSTQQMTELDKAFKFSETGNNEVLGKWLVQVAHNQYEKSYPQLRKFLVNVGRRKFLSPIYTELINNEKTLPLAKDIYKEAKPNYHFVSSSSIEKMLEGK; encoded by the coding sequence ATGCAACATTTTTCATTACAACTAAGGGCTTTGTTCTCTGGTTTGGTTTTATTATCTCTCTTTACAGCTTGTAATCCAGAGAAAAAAACAACAGAAAAAAATACTGAAATTCCGACAGAAACAACAACTCAAATGGATTCTACTCTTCAAATGAATACTTCAACACCTACAGATATTCATACTTTTGCTGTTCCTGAAGACGCAAAAATTACACATTTAGATTTGAAATTAAATGTAGATTTTGATAAAAAAATGCTTTCAGGTGTCGCTACTTACGACATTGAAGTACAAAATAATATCGATAAAATCTATTTAGATACTCGTAGCCTAACCATCGAAAATATAGAAGTAGATGGACAAAAAGCAAACTTCGAACTTGCCAAAGAAGATGAAAATTTAGGCCAAAAACTTTCCGTTCCAGTTACTGACCAATCTAAAAAAGTAACTATTACTTATAAAACGTCTTCAACTGCTGAGGCGCTACAATGGCTTTCTCCTTCTCAAACAGCAGGAAAAAAGAGTCCATTTTTGTTTACTCAATCACAGGCTATTTTGGCTCGTACATGGGTTCCTACACAAGACAGCCCTGGTATTCGTTTTACTTACACAGCTGAAATAACTGTTCCTAAGGAGCTTATGGCAGTGATGAGCGCAGAAAATCCACAGCAAAAAAATGAATCTGGCATCTATAATTTTACAATGAAACAGCCTATTCCTGCTTACCTTTTGGCGTTGGCAGTTGGTGATTTGCGTTTTCAACCGATTGGTGAGCGTACAGGCGTTTATGCTGAACCTTCTATGATTAGTAAGTCAGCTTATGAGTTTGAAGAAATGGATAAAATGCTTGAAGCTGCTGAAAAATTATATGGAGAATATGCGTGGGGACGTTATGATTTGATTGTTTTGCCTCCTAGTTTTCCTTTTGGTGGAATGGAAAATCCTCGTTTGACTTTTGCAACACCTACTATTTTGGCTGGCGACCGTTCGCTTACTTCTTTAGTTGCTCATGAGCTTGCTCACTCTTGGTCTGGAAATTTGGTAACAAATGCTACTTGGAATGACTTTTGGCTAAACGAAGGCTTTACTGTTTATTTTGAAAATAGAATAATGGAAGAGGTTTATGGAAAAGATTATGCTGAAATGTTGGCTCTGATTTCATATCAAGACTTAAAAGATGGTGTAAAATCAATGACAGAGTCAGGAGATGCAGAAGATACAAAGTTAAAATTAAACCTAACAGACCGTAATCCAGACGATGGAGTTACCTCAATCGCTTATGACAAAGGTTTTTATCTTCTCAAATTGATTGAGAACACAGTCGGAAGAGAAAAATTTGATGCTTTCTTGAATCAATATTTTTCAGAATATGCCTTCAAAACTACAAATACAGAAGATTTTTTAAATTATTTAGATAAAAATCTTTTATCACAAGTAGAAGGTTCTATGGAAACAATTAATCCAAAAGAATGGATTTATGAAACAGGTATTCCTGCAAATATTCCAAAAATAAAATCTGAGCGTTATGATAAATCTATCGCAGCAGCACAATCTTGGAAAGATGGAACACCAGCAGCACAATTAGATACAAAAGATTGGACTTTTCAACAATGGTTATTTTTCCTTAATGCTTTGCCAAACGAACTTAGTACACAACAAATGACAGAATTAGATAAAGCATTTAAGTTTTCAGAAACTGGAAATAATGAAGTTTTGGGGAAATGGCTGGTACAGGTAGCACATAATCAATATGAAAAATCATATCCACAACTGCGTAAATTCTTAGTCAATGTAGGAAGAAGAAAGTTTTTAAGCCCTATTTATACAGAACTTATAAACAATGAAAAAACACTTCCTTTAGCAAAGGATATTTACAAAGAAGCAAAACCAAATTATCATTTTGTTTCTTCGTCTAGCATTGAGAAAATGTTGGAAGGGAAGTAA
- a CDS encoding YtxH domain-containing protein, translating into MANSDNGGLGVVTFIAGLAVGALVGVLIAPEAGGKTRGRIARKSNDLLEDLEGQVEITKHKVNQFNESMKERANTLAADAKVKASELAEKAKNQVGSAKGGDNAEA; encoded by the coding sequence ATGGCAAATTCAGATAACGGTGGTTTAGGCGTAGTAACATTCATCGCAGGACTAGCAGTAGGCGCATTAGTAGGCGTTTTGATAGCACCAGAAGCAGGTGGAAAAACTCGTGGTCGTATTGCACGCAAATCAAATGACCTTTTGGAAGATTTGGAAGGACAAGTAGAAATCACAAAGCACAAAGTAAATCAGTTCAATGAATCTATGAAAGAACGTGCAAACACACTTGCAGCCGATGCAAAGGTAAAAGCAAGTGAACTTGCAGAAAAAGCAAAAAATCAAGTTGGAAGTGCAAAAGGTGGAGATAATGCAGAAGCATAA
- a CDS encoding VF530 family DNA-binding protein, producing MNNSNKSNDSLHGVKLADILETLVEKQGWEKMAKQVNINCFKSNPSIKSSLTFLRRTPWAREQVEKLYLRVIKK from the coding sequence ATGAACAATTCCAATAAATCTAATGACTCTTTACACGGAGTAAAATTAGCAGATATTTTAGAAACTTTGGTAGAAAAACAAGGCTGGGAAAAAATGGCAAAACAAGTAAATATAAACTGTTTTAAAAGTAATCCTTCTATAAAATCTAGTTTGACATTTTTACGAAGAACACCTTGGGCAAGAGAACAGGTAGAAAAATTATATTTGAGAGTGATTAAAAAATGA
- a CDS encoding cytochrome-c peroxidase, translating into MNRIRHNFIIDLTLLIVVFFIFSCKDKTNHSVEENETYKIVLPSYMPSLPKEPSQNPTTKEGVILGKALFFDRKLSKTNTISCGTCHSPKLYFTDNLARSNLGRTGKKLARNTPTLINIVYAENGLFADGGIKNLESLPAAPLQHPDEMAMDLKKLPFLLQKDTNYPILFKNAFGNDTITNALIFRALAQYQKTIISPSIELKLVSKWDSVQQNKAIFSESELEGQKLFNQHCNSCHTAPLFSDYKFHFSHLDTLINPIKYNKNELGRQRVTENSSDYLKFKTPTLRHISKTFPYLHDGSVDNLNYFLEKNNLSNEEKSALLDFLECL; encoded by the coding sequence ATGAACCGAATACGACATAATTTTATTATTGATTTAACGCTATTAATTGTTGTTTTTTTTATTTTCTCCTGTAAAGATAAAACAAATCATTCTGTTGAAGAAAATGAAACTTACAAAATAGTTTTGCCTTCTTATATGCCTTCTCTTCCTAAAGAACCTTCTCAAAACCCAACTACAAAAGAGGGCGTAATTTTGGGAAAAGCTCTTTTTTTTGATAGAAAATTATCAAAAACAAATACAATTTCGTGTGGGACTTGTCATAGTCCGAAACTCTATTTTACAGATAATTTAGCAAGAAGTAATCTAGGAAGAACAGGAAAAAAACTTGCTCGCAATACGCCAACTCTTATTAATATTGTTTATGCAGAAAATGGGCTTTTTGCAGATGGAGGAATAAAAAATCTTGAATCGCTTCCTGCTGCGCCCCTTCAGCATCCTGACGAAATGGCAATGGATTTGAAAAAACTACCTTTTTTATTACAAAAAGATACAAACTATCCTATTTTATTTAAAAATGCTTTTGGAAATGATACAATTACAAATGCACTTATTTTTAGAGCATTGGCACAATATCAAAAAACGATTATTTCGCCTTCTATCGAACTAAAATTGGTCAGTAAATGGGATAGTGTCCAGCAAAATAAAGCGATTTTTTCAGAATCAGAATTAGAAGGACAAAAACTTTTTAATCAGCATTGTAATTCTTGTCATACTGCACCTTTATTTTCAGATTATAAGTTTCATTTTTCACATTTGGACACTTTAATAAATCCTATAAAATATAATAAAAATGAACTAGGAAGGCAACGAGTTACCGAAAACTCTAGCGATTATTTAAAGTTTAAAACACCTACTTTAAGGCATATTTCTAAAACTTTTCCTTACTTGCATGATGGAAGTGTAGATAACTTGAATTACTTTTTAGAGAAGAATAATTTATCAAATGAAGAAAAATCTGCTTTATTAGATTTTTTGGAATGTTTATAA